One stretch of Punica granatum isolate Tunisia-2019 chromosome 5, ASM765513v2, whole genome shotgun sequence DNA includes these proteins:
- the LOC116206838 gene encoding serine/threonine-protein kinase-like protein CCR1 yields MRITSSTPLHLLFLLLPLFFALPAVVNGFGSMGPISAAFGENGFFCAIDASGRQNVICWGKNSSSSSSSSPSSLSSPSSPFSDAIPPMAALSGGEGFLCGILANTSQAYCWSYSDPTANLVPSVYQSTAYSHVAAGKSHACAVRGSYYSDQDSGTVDCWEIVRASNRTLSSVQSGLFYDQSINNLVFRKVVAGEGFSCGDVREGDIVCWGPTSAGLGLSGVSDRFQVLASGTGSLCGILEDSAEIRCWGDNSSFNEPPVRARFISLTAGARHFCGIREDTHEVECWGSYNSSLLPKGSGFMAIASSDFTICGTREGDLVLDCWYSNASSSVPDYNPPLELSSPGLCIPRLCGSGEFAFNASILNEAGLTSLCVRKELQICSPCGLNCSEGYFLSSECTANSDRICTSCSLCQNSSCTNICGLPPPQEMKQRRFRQIHQFFLIIGCSVSGFLFILLCGCLLPRMMASLNTAKEKKTVFGSCIGKKEPKTEPDGDFLHPPLVSTPSIGSAQVFRLLELKDATNGFKEFNELGRGSYGFVYKAVLSDGRQVAVKRANAATIIHTNSREFEMELEILCKVRHPNIVNLLGYCSEMGERLLVYELMSHGTLHDHLHGGLSPLNWVLRLRIAMQAAKGLEYLHREAVPPIVHRDVKSSNILLDADWGARIADFGLLTPSERDLGEDMKGDVYNFGIVLLEILSGRKSYEIDFMPPNIVEWAVPLIKKGKGAAIIDRYVALPRNVEPLLKLADMAELALREDPNERPTMSEIASWLEQIVKDGLIL; encoded by the coding sequence ATGCGCATCACTTCTTCCACTCCTCTTCAccttctcttcctcctcctccctctctTCTTCGCCCTCCCCGCCGTTGTTAATGGGTTCGGATCGATGGGCCCCATCTCCGCCGCATTCGGCGAGAACGGCTTCTTCTGCGCCATCGACGCCAGCGGCCGGCAGAACGTCATCTGCTGGGGCAAgaactcctcctcctcctcgtcctcctccccctcctccCTGTCCTCTCCCTCCTCCCCCTTCAGCGACGCCATTCCCCCCATGGCCGCCCTCTCCGGCGGCGAGGGCTTCCTCTGCGGCATTCTAGCTAACACCTCCCAGGCCTACTGCTGGAGCTACTCCGACCCCACCGCCAACCTCGTCCCCTCCGTTTACCAGTCCACCGCCTACTCCCACGTCGCTGCCGGGAAGAGCCACGCGTGCGCCGTCCGAGGATCTTATTACTCCGACCAGGATTCCGGCACCGTCGACTGCTGGGAGATCGTCAGGGCCTCGAACCGCACCTTGAGCTCTGTCCAGAGCGGTCTGTTCTACGATCAGTCCATCAACAATCTCGTCTTCAGGAAGGTCGTCGCCGGGGAGGGATTCAGCTGCGGCGATGTCCGGGAAGGGGACATAGTCTGCTGGGGCCCGACCTCGGCGGGCCTCGGCCTCTCGGGGGTCTCGGACCGCTTCCAAGTTCTAGCCTCAGGGACAGGTTCCCTCTGTGGGATCTTAGAAGATTCCGCCGAGATTCGGTGCTGGGGCGACAACAGCTCCTTCAACGAACCTCCAGTCAGGGCCCGGTTCATCTCGCTCACTGCAGGTGCCCGCCATTTCTGCGGGATCCGGGAGGACACCCATGAGGTTGAGTGCTGGGGAAGTTATAATTCGTCGCTGCTTCCGAAAGGTTCGGGATTTATGGCGATTGCCTCTTCGGACTTCACCATCTGCGGCACGAGAGAAGGCGATCTAGTGCTCGACTGTTGGTACTCGAATGCTTCTTCTTCGGTTCCTGATTATAATCCTCCGCTGGAGCTGAGCAGTCCCGGCCTCTGCATTCCCCGGTTATGCGGCTCAGGGGAGTTTGCTTTCAACGCAAGCATCCTCAACGAGGCCGGCCTCACTAGCCTTTGTGTCCGGAAAGAACTCCAGATTTGCTCTCCATGCGGATTGAATTGCTCGGAAGGATACTTCTTGTCCAGCGAATGCACTGCCAACTCCGATCGGATCTGCACATCATGCTCCCTTTGCCAGAACAGCTCCTGCACGAACATTTGTGGGCTTCCTCCTCCCCAGGAGATGAAGCAAAGGCGCTTCCGGCAGATCCACCAATTTTTTCTGATCATTGGGTGTTCGGTCTCGGGATTCTTGTTTATACTATTGTGTGGGTGTCTTCTTCCTCGCATGATGGCTTCCCTTAATACCGCGAAAGAGAAGAAGACGGTTTTCGGTTCTTGTATCGGGAAGAAGGAGCCAAAGACTGAGCCAGATGGCGATTTCCTCCACCCACCGTTGGTTTCAACTCCTAGCATAGGGTCGGCCCAAGTGTTTCGCCTCTTGGAGCTGAAAGATGCGACCAACGGTTTCAAGGAGTTCAATGAGCTAGGAAGAGGAAGCTATGGATTTGTTTACAAGGCTGTTTTATCAGATGGGCGGCAAGTAGCGGTTAAGAGGGCCAATGCAGCCACTATAATCCACACAAACAGCAGAGAGTTTGAGATGGAGCTCGAGATCCTTTGCAAGGTCCGGCACCCCAATATTGTGAACCTGCTGGGGTACTGCTCGGAGATGGGGGAGAGGCTGCTGGTGTATGAGCTGATGTCCCACGGGACGCTCCACGATCACCTCCATGGGGGATTGTCCCCCTTGAACTGGGTCCTCAGGCTGAGGATAGCTATGCAGGCTGCAAAAGGGCTGGAGTACCTGCACAGGGAAGCTGTCCCTCCAATAGTCCATCGAGATGTGAAGAGCTCGAACATACTACTGGATGCTGATTGGGGGGCCCGTATAGCGGATTTTGGTCTCCTAACTCCGAGCGAGAGGGACCTCGGGGAGGATATGAAGGGTGATGTTTACAACTTCGGGATCGTGCTGCTCGAGATACTCAGTGGGAGGAAATCATATGAGATCGATTTCATGCCTCCTAACATAGTCGAGTGGGCTGTCCCCTTAATCAAGAAGGGCAAAGGAGCTGCTATAATTGACCGGTACGTGGCTCTTCCAAGAAATGTCGAGCCTCTACTTAAACTTGCCGACATGGCGGAGCTGGCTCTTCGTGAAGATCCCAACGAGCGGCCAACAATGTCAGAGATCGCATCATGGTTGGAGCAAATCGTGAAGGATGGTTTGATCTTGTAG